The genomic region TTTATCGATGTATACTGCCCATGATATTGCAAAACATATACTCTCTGAATCAAGGAGTGGTATAAAAATTCTTCCAGAGGAGTTGGAGCAGAAAATTGAAAAGAAACAATCTTCTACAACAAAAGTAGATGATAGTTTGAATACTGGTAAAAGAATAAGCTATGTTTTAGCTAGGATAGATACAAGGTTGTTACATGGACAAGTTGCTACATCTTGGACTAAGTCAGTTAATCCAACTAGGATTATAGTTGTATCAGATAATGTATCTAAAGATGATTTAAGGAAAAAAATGATTGAACAAGCTGCTCCTCCTGGGGTTAAGGCTCATGTTGTTCCAATAAGTAAAATGGCTCAAGTAGATAAGGATACTCGATTTGGGAATACTCGTGCTATGCTTTTATTTGAAAGTCCTGAAGATGCACTTAGAGCAGTTGAAAGTGGAATTGACATAAAAGAAATTAACTTAGGTTCGATTGCACATTCAATAGGTAAAGTTGTTGTAAATAGAGCAATAGCAATGGGTAAAGATGATGTTAAGGCAATTGAAAAATTGATATCTCTTGGCATAAAGTTCAATGTAAAAAAGGTACCTAGTGATTCAGGAGAGAATATAGATAATCTTTTAAAGAAAGCAAAATCAGAATTATCAAATAATTAGAGGAGGAAGGATATAATGTCTGCCATTACTATAATTTTAATTATTATAATAGCACTACTTGCTGGTATGGAGGGTATTCTTGATGAATTTCAGTTTCATCAACCACTTGTAGTTTGTACATTAATAGGTTTAGTAAGTGGTCATTTAACTGAGGGAATTATATTAGGGGGATCACTTCAAATGATAGCACTTGGATGGGCAAATATTGGGGCTGCTGTAGCACCAGATGCTGCACTTGCATCAGTTGCATCATCTATACTTATGGTTTTAGGACTTCAAAATGGATCAGTAGATACTCAAACAGTAATTTCAACATCTATAGCTGTTGCTATACCGTTATCAGTTGCAGGGTTATTCCTCACAATGCTATGTAGAACTATAACGATTCCAATAGTTCACTTTATGGACAAGGCAGCTGAAAAAGGTAAAATAAAGGTTATAGAAGTTTGGCAAATTTTATGTATATTTTTACAAGGTATACGTATAGCAATACCAGCAGCAGCACTTTGTATTATTCCAGCATCAGCTGTAACAGATGCTTTAAGCATGATGCCAGATTGGTTATCAACAGGTATGGCAATTGGTGGAGGTATGGTAGCAGCAGTTGGTTATGCAATGGTAATCAATATGATGTCAACTAAGGAAACTTGGGCATTCTTTATATTAGGATTTGTACTTGCAGCACTAGGACAATTAACATTAATTGCTTTAGGTGCTATTGGACTTGCGTTAGCAATTATATATTTAACACTAAAAGAGAATTCAGGAAATGGTAGAGGTGGAACTGGTTCAGGTGATCCACTTGGAGATATTTTAAATGATTATTAGGATTTTAATGGAGGAGATAAGTAATGCAAGAGAA from Candidatus Arthromitus sp. SFB-mouse-Japan harbors:
- a CDS encoding PTS sugar transporter subunit IIB is translated as MVGIILASHGKFADGILQSGSMIFGDQDNVESVILLPNEGPDDIRLKMENAIGRMDNKDEILFLVDMWGGTPFNQANKLVTENGGKWAIVTGLNLPMLIEAYASRLSMYTAHDIAKHILSESRSGIKILPEELEQKIEKKQSSTTKVDDSLNTGKRISYVLARIDTRLLHGQVATSWTKSVNPTRIIVVSDNVSKDDLRKKMIEQAAPPGVKAHVVPISKMAQVDKDTRFGNTRAMLLFESPEDALRAVESGIDIKEINLGSIAHSIGKVVVNRAIAMGKDDVKAIEKLISLGIKFNVKKVPSDSGENIDNLLKKAKSELSNN
- a CDS encoding PTS mannose/fructose/sorbose transporter subunit IIC, translating into MSAITIILIIIIALLAGMEGILDEFQFHQPLVVCTLIGLVSGHLTEGIILGGSLQMIALGWANIGAAVAPDAALASVASSILMVLGLQNGSVDTQTVISTSIAVAIPLSVAGLFLTMLCRTITIPIVHFMDKAAEKGKIKVIEVWQILCIFLQGIRIAIPAAALCIIPASAVTDALSMMPDWLSTGMAIGGGMVAAVGYAMVINMMSTKETWAFFILGFVLAALGQLTLIALGAIGLALAIIYLTLKENSGNGRGGTGSGDPLGDILNDY